From Synoicihabitans lomoniglobus, the proteins below share one genomic window:
- a CDS encoding aldehyde dehydrogenase family protein, translated as MKTYPFYLANAAELPNADLEVVDKYSGEIAAKVAMADRATIDRAIGAAQAAEKAMREFKPYERRAVLAHCVKRFTERQDELAELLCIEAGKPIAASKGEVLRLIDTFEIAAEEATRQGGELMNLEISPRSQGYRGVFQRVPIGACSFISPFNFPLNLAAHKIAPAIAAGCPFVLKPASRTPLGALVIGEVLAETNLPKGAFSILPCHRDGADLFTTDDRLKLLSFTGSPDVGWALKAQSGKKKVVLELGGNAACVVEPDWEDLDEAIERIVFGAFYQSGQSCISVQRVLVHRSIYEDVRTKLVAATQKLIAGDPKEKDTFIGPMISESEAERLESWIGEAVQGGATLLCGGTREGAMMQATLLESAPANSRVVADEAFGPVAILMPYDDFDDALRMTNDSVFGLQAGIFTRDLYKMQQAWDELEVGGVIIGDVPSWRVDHMPYGGVKDSGIGREGVRFAMEDMTEIRNLVIRTPLKK; from the coding sequence ATGAAGACCTACCCTTTCTACTTGGCCAATGCCGCTGAGTTGCCCAATGCCGACCTTGAGGTGGTCGACAAGTATTCCGGCGAGATCGCGGCCAAGGTGGCGATGGCGGATCGTGCGACGATTGATCGCGCGATAGGAGCTGCGCAGGCGGCGGAAAAGGCCATGCGGGAGTTCAAGCCGTATGAGCGCAGAGCCGTGCTCGCCCATTGCGTGAAACGGTTCACGGAACGGCAGGACGAGTTGGCCGAGTTGTTGTGCATCGAGGCCGGCAAACCGATCGCCGCCAGTAAAGGTGAGGTGTTGCGTTTGATCGATACGTTCGAGATCGCCGCCGAGGAGGCGACGCGGCAGGGCGGTGAGTTAATGAATCTCGAAATCTCGCCGCGGTCGCAAGGTTACCGCGGAGTGTTTCAACGGGTGCCGATCGGGGCGTGTTCGTTTATTTCACCGTTCAATTTTCCCCTCAACCTCGCGGCGCACAAGATCGCCCCCGCCATTGCGGCGGGTTGTCCGTTCGTGTTGAAGCCGGCGAGTCGCACGCCATTGGGCGCGTTGGTGATTGGCGAAGTTTTGGCGGAGACGAATCTGCCGAAGGGGGCGTTCTCGATTTTACCCTGTCACCGCGACGGGGCGGATTTGTTCACCACGGATGATCGACTGAAGCTGCTTAGTTTCACGGGGTCACCCGATGTGGGGTGGGCGCTCAAAGCCCAGTCGGGCAAAAAGAAAGTGGTGCTCGAATTGGGAGGGAATGCGGCCTGTGTGGTTGAGCCGGATTGGGAGGATCTGGATGAAGCGATCGAACGCATTGTCTTTGGCGCGTTCTATCAGTCGGGGCAGAGCTGTATCAGTGTGCAGCGCGTGCTGGTGCATCGATCAATCTATGAGGACGTTCGCACCAAGTTGGTGGCGGCGACCCAAAAACTCATCGCGGGCGATCCGAAGGAAAAGGACACTTTTATCGGTCCGATGATTTCGGAGTCGGAAGCCGAGCGCCTGGAGTCGTGGATTGGTGAAGCGGTCCAGGGAGGAGCAACCTTGCTCTGTGGCGGAACGCGCGAGGGCGCGATGATGCAGGCAACCCTGTTGGAAAGCGCTCCCGCGAACAGTCGTGTGGTGGCCGATGAAGCGTTTGGCCCGGTCGCCATTCTTATGCCGTATGATGATTTTGACGACGCGCTGCGGATGACGAATGACAGTGTCTTTGGTCTGCAGGCCGGTATCTTCACCCGCGATCTCTACAAGATGCAGCAAGCGTGGGACGAACTTGAGGTGGGCGGCGTGATCATTGGTGATGTGCCCTCCTGGCGGGTTGACCACATGCCCTATGGGGGAGTCAAAGACAGCGGCATAGGACGAGAGGGCGTGCGATTCGCCATGGAAGACATGACGGAGATCAGGAATCTCGTCATCCGAACTCCGCTTAAAAAATGA